A genomic window from Anthonomus grandis grandis chromosome 4, icAntGran1.3, whole genome shotgun sequence includes:
- the LOC126735322 gene encoding uncharacterized protein LOC126735322, whose protein sequence is MSTAGSFVPPFFIFPRRRFSSLLAKDGPPDAEYQVTFNGWTKEEMFELWLRHFVKFVKPNRDEPVLPILDNHSSHATLESYNYCKENFITILSLPPHSSHRMQPLDVTFYGPLKKSYYKECDNYMKSNNLTQITPYDVASLFNKAYSKVASLKKGISGFRCTGIFPSQPDIFTHADFVYNCVPPACVDTNENTTRSPASSSKITEAKSKDNAQNQKRSPVIHKTPTKDESSRSCDPVPGCSTWQDESDQSINTSSISDLLSIISPLPQKDDNKSKNLRQTRKQHSEIFTQTPMKIFFEEKKRKKQERDEKKTCKGMKTENINKTKKNSKIENAKRQVGADELWSSEDEEPLKKTVISKYVSKTESKPVNKYIKYAKGKVVYKKGRNK, encoded by the coding sequence ATGAGCACTGCCGGATCGTTTGTGCccccattttttatatttcccaGAAGACGATTTTCTTCACTACTTGCTAAGGATGGGCCTCCAGATGCGGAATATCAGGTTACTTTTAACGGCTGGACTAAAGAGGAAATGTTCGAATTGTGGCTTaggcattttgtaaaatttgttaaGCCCAATCGTGATGAACCAGTATTACCTATTCTAGATAATCATTCTAGTCATGCAACGCTTGAAAGTTACAATTACTGCAAAGAAAATTTCATTACGATACTGTCCCTCCCACCACATTCATCACATCGGATGCAGCCGTTAGATGTAACATTTTATGGTCCACTAAAGAAGTCCTACTATAAAGAATGTGACAATTACATGAAGTCAAATAACCTCACACAAATCACTCCATATGATGTTGcaagtctttttaataaagctTATTCCAAAGTTGCTTCTTTGAAAAAGGGAATATCAGGGTTCAGATGCACAGGTATTTTTCCATCCCAGCCAGATATCTTTACTCATGCTGATTTTGTCTATAATTGTGTGCCACCAGCTTGCGTGGATACTAATGAGAATACAACGAGATCACCGGCAAGTAGCTCTAAAATAACAGAAGCAAAAAGCAAAGACAATGCCCAAAATCAGAAACGGTCTCCtgtgattcataaaacaccaaCAAAAGATGAAAGTAGTCGATCATGCGATCCCGTACCAGGTTGTTCGACATGGCAAGATGAATCTGATCAGTCTATTAATACGTCGTCCATCTCTGATCTCCTTTCTATAATATCCCCATTGCCTCaaaaagacgataataaaaGCAAGAACTTAAGACAAACACGAAAACAGCATTCCGAAATTTTTACCCAGACACCTATGaagatattttttgaagaaaaaaagcgAAAGAAACAAGAAcgtgatgaaaaaaaaacatgtaaagGCATGAAAAcagaaaacataaacaaaactaaaaagaacAGCAAAATAGAAAATGCTAAACGACAAGTAGGAGCAGACGAATTGTGGTCATCAGAAGATGAAGAACCTTTGAAGAAAACAGTTATTAGCAAATATGTGTCCAAAACGGAGTCAAAAccagttaataaatatattaaatatgcaaaaggaaaagttgtttacaaaaaagGCAGGAACAAATGA